From one Branchiostoma floridae strain S238N-H82 chromosome 3, Bfl_VNyyK, whole genome shotgun sequence genomic stretch:
- the LOC118411649 gene encoding uncharacterized protein LOC118411649 encodes MWDFIVTISSCLCFCKSNKVSPLGGGNPKDETAPGQEEMDRGTTERSVVIVQPPMSRPRPSKSSADVLTELREDGLLPLNTRGESVAFQVPLVKPASEPDAPPRRPVKLEKLEETLQERRERVKKEPAGSRTQLRQQLSVAANRRDEMLADRSRKLAAKSRRVKTKARAAADNRTSTAFVISSVSDTDAIVPRDSEKAQALEKRLNKRRERVAKRTTLEDLAEQQALAAERRKEKKDKEARKLKRMRMTSWDVALDF; translated from the exons ATGTGGGACTTCATAGTAACGATCTCtagctgtttgtgtttttgtaagtCCAACAAAGTGTCACCTTTAGGGGGTGGAAATCCGAAAGATGAAACAGCACCGGGACAGGAGGAGATGGACCGCGGGACCACCG AACGTTCCGTGGTGATCGTACAGCCTCCAATGTCCCGGCCAAGACCCAGCAAGTCGTCGGCGGACGTCCTTACTGAACTGCGAGAAGACGGCCTGTTGCCCCTCAACACCCGGGGCGAGTCCGTCGCTTTCCAGGTGCCGCTCGTCAAGCCCGCCTCCGAGCCCGACGCGCCCCCTCGCCGTCCTGTAAAGCTGGAGAAACTGGAGGAAACTCTCCAGGAGAGGCGCGAACGGGTCAAGAAGGAGCCCGCGGGATCACGCACTCAGCTGAGACAGCAGCTCAGTGTCGCCGCCAACAGACGTGAC GAGATGTTGGCAGATAGGTCACGAAAACTTGCTGCTAAATCGAGGAGAGTAAAAACCAAGGCTAGAGCAGCCGCCGACAACCGCACGAGCACCGCCTTTGTCATCTCCTCTGTCAGCGACACGGACGCCATCGTTCCCCGGGACTCGGAGAAGGCGCAGGCTTTGGAGAAACGTCTGAACAAGAGGAGAGAACGAGTCGCGAAACGGACCACATTGGAAGACTTGGCTGAACAACAGGCATTAGCAGCTGAACGCAGGAAG GAGAAAAAGGACAAGGAGGCACGGAAATTAAAGAGGATGAGGATGACTAGCTGGGACGTGGCACTAGACTTCTGA